In Variovorax paradoxus, a single genomic region encodes these proteins:
- a CDS encoding PIN domain-containing protein gives MSKISNRTFVVLDTNLLLHFKRPDQMDWTAVGDEVVLLILPIVLRELEKAKALGGNLRVKQRAGQMVSWLSRLLDEGQEVLIRPGVALRFVGDEPQVDFAANHLAREVQDDQIVASLIDLKGRLPSAPILCTADMGLRVKAKLREFRLHVPPDSERLAEEPDPKDKEISELRQELQKFRDKVPRLSAAFGDGNLHVKPDPILVPPTPSGLESVKLLHHPMTAAKQTHPGSIGDLVKMLSTPSEVTVEHYNKQLEAFFTDYEKYLEKFEAWSCTVRRCFLFDLKLMNSGTTPATDVDAIFTFPEGVRILRASKIPEAPKMPTAPEVPKHAFGPIGGIGFATQIPHEGAIPPGGGKQPWTMSCEANRVHLKLDKLKHGFNFSIPKLAVLFPAQGKRSISLQAELTANELASRIECELHLVAS, from the coding sequence GTGAGCAAAATTTCTAACCGAACCTTCGTCGTCCTCGATACAAACCTTCTATTGCACTTCAAGCGGCCAGACCAGATGGACTGGACCGCCGTGGGTGACGAAGTTGTACTGCTTATCTTGCCTATTGTTTTGAGGGAGCTTGAGAAGGCAAAAGCGCTTGGTGGAAACCTGCGCGTGAAGCAGCGTGCGGGCCAGATGGTGTCCTGGCTTTCTCGACTTCTCGATGAAGGGCAAGAAGTCCTGATCAGGCCTGGCGTCGCCCTCCGCTTCGTCGGTGATGAGCCGCAAGTGGACTTCGCAGCTAACCATCTGGCTCGCGAAGTTCAAGACGATCAAATTGTTGCGTCGCTAATTGACCTGAAGGGCAGGCTGCCATCTGCTCCCATCTTGTGCACGGCCGACATGGGGCTTCGCGTCAAGGCCAAGCTGCGAGAGTTTCGGCTTCATGTGCCGCCGGACAGCGAACGGCTAGCAGAAGAGCCAGACCCGAAAGACAAAGAGATTTCAGAGCTTCGTCAAGAGCTGCAGAAGTTTAGAGACAAGGTGCCCAGGCTATCCGCCGCTTTTGGGGATGGGAACCTACACGTCAAGCCCGATCCGATCCTTGTTCCACCGACGCCGTCAGGACTGGAGAGCGTGAAACTGCTGCACCACCCCATGACAGCGGCGAAGCAAACTCACCCAGGGTCCATCGGAGACCTTGTGAAGATGTTGAGTACGCCGAGCGAGGTGACGGTGGAGCACTACAACAAGCAACTAGAGGCTTTTTTTACCGACTATGAAAAATACTTGGAGAAGTTTGAGGCTTGGTCCTGCACGGTTCGGCGGTGCTTTTTGTTCGATCTCAAGCTGATGAACTCGGGCACAACGCCTGCCACAGACGTCGACGCCATCTTCACGTTTCCGGAGGGAGTCCGTATCCTCCGAGCTTCAAAGATTCCAGAAGCACCCAAGATGCCAACAGCACCCGAGGTGCCAAAGCATGCCTTCGGCCCAATAGGCGGCATCGGGTTTGCAACACAGATCCCGCACGAAGGCGCAATCCCTCCCGGCGGAGGAAAACAGCCATGGACGATGTCTTGCGAAGCCAATCGAGTTCACTTGAAACTCGACAAGCTCAAGCATGGTTTCAATTTTTCAATCCCAAAACTGGCGGTCTTGTTTCCAGCTCAGGGCAAGCGCTCCATTTCGCTTCAAGCAGAGCTGACGGCGAACGAGTT